One window of Theropithecus gelada isolate Dixy chromosome 4, Tgel_1.0, whole genome shotgun sequence genomic DNA carries:
- the ZSCAN26 gene encoding LOW QUALITY PROTEIN: zinc finger and SCAN domain-containing protein 26 (The sequence of the model RefSeq protein was modified relative to this genomic sequence to represent the inferred CDS: substituted 1 base at 1 genomic stop codon), with amino-acid sequence MATALVSAHSLAPLNLKKEGLRVVREDHYSTWEQGFKLQGNSKGLGQEPLCKQFRQLRYEETTGLREALSRLRELCQQWLQPATHTKEQILELLVLEQFLTILPKELQAWVXEHHPESGEDMVVVLEDLQLDLGETGQQVDPDQAKEQKILVEEMAPLRGVQEQQVRPECEVTKPEKEKGEETRIENGKLVVVTDSCGRVESSGKISEPMEAHNEGSNLERQQAKPKEETEYKCSECGQGFLQHSDLIEHASTHTGKKLCESDVCQSSSLTGHKVLSREKGHQCRECGKAFQRSSHLVRHQKIHLGEKPYQCNECGKVFSQNAGLLEHLRIHTGEKPYLCIHCGKNFRRSSHLNRHQRIHSQEEPCECKECGKTFSQALLLTHHQRIHSHSKNHQCNECGKAFSLTSDLIRHHRIHTGEKPFKCNICQKAFRLNSHLAQHVRIHNEEKPYQCSECGEAFRQRSGLFQHQRYHHKDKLA; translated from the exons ATGGCGACAGCACTGGTGAGTGCCCATTCCCTGGCTCCCCTGAATCTGAAGAAGGAGGGGCTTCGGGTAGTGAGGGAGGATCACTACTCTACTTGGGAACAGGGATTCAAGCTGCAAGGAAACAGTAAAGGCCTTGGACAGGAGCCATTGTGCAAACAATTCAGGCAGTTGCGTTATGAAGAGACCACAGGACTTCGAGAAGCACTAAGTCGGCTCCGGGAGCTCTGTCAACAGTGGCTACAGCCTGCGACCCATACCAAGGAGCAGATCCTGGAGCTGCTGGTGCTGGAGCAGTTTCTGACCATCCTGCCTAAGGAGCTCCAGGCCTGGGTGTAGGAGCATCACCCAGAGAGCGGGGAGGACATGGTGGTGGTTCTGGAGGATTTGCAGCTGGATCTTGGAGAAACAGGACAACAGGTG GATCCAGACCAGGCAAAGGAACAAAAAATACTTGTGGAGGAGATGGCCCCTCTGAGAGGAGTGCAGGAACAGCAGGTTCGGCCTGAGTGTGAAGTTACAAAGCCTGAGAAAGAGAAGG GTGAGGAGACAAGGATTGAGAATGGGAAGCTTGTTGTAGTAACAGACTCTTGTGGAAGAGTAGAGTCATCTGGGAAAATATCTGAACCCATGGAGGCTCATAATGAGGGCTCTAACTTGGAAAGGCAGCAGGCCAAGCCCAAAGAGGAGACTGAGTATAAATGCTCAGAATGTGGGCAGGGATTCCTCCAGCACTCAGACCTGATTGAACATGCGAGTACGCACACGGGAAAGAAACTCTGCGAGTCTGATGTGTGTCAGAGTTCCAGCCTTACAGGACATAAAGTCCTCTCTAGAGAGAAAGGTCATCAGTGTCGtgagtgtgggaaagcctttcAGAGGAGTTCACACCTCGTCAGACATCAGAAAATCCATCTTGGTGAGAAGCCTTATCAGTGCAACGAGTGTGGCAAAGTCTTTAGCCAGAATGCAGGCCTTTTGGAACATCtcagaattcatactggagagaaaccttatctATGTATCCATTGTGGAAAAAATTTTAGGCGCAGCTCTCACCTTAATCGACACCAGAGAATTCACAGCCAGGAGGAGCCCTGTGAGTGCAAGGAGTGTGGAAAAACCTTTAGTCAGGCCCTACTCCTCACCCACCATCAGAGAATTCACAGTCACTCCAAAAACCATCAATGTAATGAGtgtggaaaagctttcagtttgaCCTCAGACCTTATTCGACACCacagaattcatactggagaaaaacctttCAAGTGTAACATATGCCAGAAAGCCTTCCGACTAAACTCACACCTTGCTCAGCATGTAAGAATCCACAATGAAGAAAAACCCTATCAGTGTAGTGAATGTGGAGAAGCCTTCAGGCAAAGGTCAGGTCTTTTTCAACATCAGAGATATCACC